One part of the Gemmatimonadaceae bacterium genome encodes these proteins:
- a CDS encoding alpha/beta fold hydrolase has product MRTLQRELYLTTTFFTLIAAPAFAQVPSPDADSFRITVRENRMKKNSRPLSLAALRFAGTGAEKGIPLIYVSGGSGAGTSAVRGARRPFFEALRELGDVVAFDIRGTGRSTPRLSCNVQLGLDMTVPLTRAALITATRGTNKRCADSLQAKGFDLSGYNAREVVADIDELRRHLGAERIRLFGTSTGTHIVLEYVREHPERVASVFLAGTEGPGQTAHLPGGMDTAVMTLAAGKPQIVELMRSVFTTLDGSPVTVDVKGAKVGIGGYDVRVFVASTLGDRKQMAMLEPLFGAMKSGNYGNVAGLKLQALNQPFQSPWESLHDCQAGTSRARHSQVEAEAKTALLGYATLDFEEACDGWGARSLPETYRRPVRSAVPALFISGTLDGRTPVANADEVRKGFRNSAHLIVDGASHGDDLFISTPAILEAVLAFARRPYASVRRARAR; this is encoded by the coding sequence ATGCGCACACTCCAGCGCGAGCTGTATCTAACAACGACGTTTTTCACTCTGATTGCGGCCCCTGCCTTCGCTCAGGTGCCGTCACCCGACGCGGATTCGTTCCGGATCACGGTCCGCGAAAACCGGATGAAGAAGAACAGCCGGCCGCTTTCTCTTGCAGCTCTTCGGTTCGCGGGGACGGGTGCAGAGAAAGGCATACCTCTCATCTATGTATCGGGCGGAAGCGGCGCGGGGACATCCGCCGTTCGCGGAGCACGCCGGCCATTCTTCGAAGCTCTCCGCGAGCTCGGCGACGTTGTGGCTTTCGACATTCGCGGAACGGGACGCAGCACACCGCGGCTGTCCTGCAACGTGCAGCTCGGACTGGACATGACGGTTCCGCTCACACGTGCCGCGCTGATCACTGCGACGCGCGGCACAAACAAGCGATGCGCGGATTCGCTGCAAGCGAAGGGGTTTGACCTTTCTGGATACAATGCGCGTGAAGTCGTCGCAGATATCGACGAGCTTCGCAGGCACCTCGGCGCCGAGCGCATCCGGTTGTTCGGGACGAGCACGGGGACTCACATCGTGCTCGAGTACGTGCGCGAGCATCCGGAGCGAGTCGCGTCCGTTTTCCTCGCCGGCACCGAAGGTCCCGGGCAAACTGCTCATCTACCCGGCGGCATGGACACGGCGGTCATGACACTTGCTGCGGGCAAGCCTCAGATCGTCGAGCTGATGCGATCGGTATTCACCACGCTCGATGGCAGCCCCGTCACAGTCGACGTGAAAGGCGCGAAGGTCGGCATCGGCGGCTACGACGTTCGCGTGTTCGTTGCCTCGACGCTTGGCGATCGCAAGCAGATGGCGATGCTCGAGCCGCTGTTTGGTGCGATGAAGTCGGGAAATTACGGGAACGTGGCCGGTCTCAAGCTGCAGGCGTTGAATCAGCCCTTCCAGTCCCCGTGGGAATCACTTCACGATTGCCAGGCCGGGACGTCACGCGCGCGCCACAGCCAGGTGGAAGCCGAGGCTAAGACCGCGCTGCTCGGCTACGCGACGCTCGATTTCGAGGAAGCATGTGACGGATGGGGAGCTCGTTCGCTGCCCGAGACATATCGAAGGCCAGTCAGATCAGCCGTGCCCGCTCTGTTTATAAGCGGGACGCTGGACGGGAGGACGCCCGTTGCGAACGCCGACGAGGTGCGAAAGGGCTTTCGGAATTCGGCCCACCTGATTGTCGATGGGGCGTCTCACGGCGACGACCTGTTCATTTCAACTCCGGCTATCCTGGAGGCCGTGCTGGCCTTCGCCCGGAGGCCATACGCCTCGGTTAGGCGGGCGAGAGCGCGGTAG